The proteins below come from a single Bacteroidota bacterium genomic window:
- the rpsA gene encoding 30S ribosomal protein S1 — protein MEEKQKNLNQSNEGAEKKEASKTEESKGNIPKDEKPAIKEEVKEETPKQETKEELPKQEEQKGSKKEEEEKEWEKKEAKEIKEEKVEEIVEQEEEFDWDKFEEDDNVSDYDSEEKAKLEKLYTETLNVIKEHELIKAKVEHITEKDVILNIGYKSDGLVPFSEFKNNPDLKVGDEVEVLVESIEGQDGQLVLSYRKALAENAWRRIEKIHETGEVVQGHIKDRTKGGMVVDLFGLDSFLPGSQLDIKPVKDYDSYVGKDIDLRVVKLNPAFRNIVVSHKAIIEQDIEEQRHKILSKLEKGQVLEGIVKNLTSFGVFVDLGGVDGLIHITDVSWGRINHPNELLEIGQKINVVVLDYDEDKKRISLGMKQLTEHPWETLPKDIVEGSVLKGKIVNIEDYGAFVEIFPGVEGLVHVSEMTWSQHLKSPSDYIALHQEVEVKVLTISREDRKLSLGLKQLTEDPWKKIGEKYPKETNITTEVKNITNFGLFVELEEGVDGLIHISDLSWTKKINHPSEFAKVADKIECVVLEIDIENRRLSLGHKQIEEDPWETFRDIFEIGTVHECSVARIDEKGATITLPYNIEGYAPAKHLLKEDNSKIKEDDVLVFMIIEVDRNNRKITVSHTRTWKEAIKAQKDKEYAKKKKEADSTRKTLRGVKSKVKKTTLGSEQDVLKELKDKMIAEENKQKNKKTAKPKEKKKDDKEENE, from the coding sequence ATGGAAGAAAAACAAAAAAATTTAAATCAAAGTAATGAAGGAGCTGAAAAAAAGGAAGCTTCTAAAACAGAAGAATCTAAAGGAAATATTCCTAAAGATGAAAAACCTGCTATTAAAGAAGAGGTAAAAGAAGAAACACCAAAGCAGGAAACAAAAGAAGAATTGCCTAAACAGGAAGAACAGAAAGGTTCAAAAAAGGAAGAAGAAGAAAAAGAGTGGGAAAAGAAAGAGGCAAAAGAAATAAAAGAGGAAAAAGTAGAAGAAATTGTTGAACAAGAAGAAGAATTTGATTGGGACAAATTTGAAGAAGACGACAATGTTTCGGATTATGATTCTGAGGAAAAAGCCAAATTAGAAAAGCTTTATACTGAAACTCTTAACGTTATTAAAGAGCATGAACTAATAAAAGCAAAGGTTGAACACATTACTGAAAAAGATGTTATTTTAAACATTGGCTATAAATCAGATGGTCTTGTTCCATTTTCGGAATTTAAAAACAATCCTGATTTAAAAGTAGGTGATGAAGTTGAAGTTTTAGTGGAATCTATTGAAGGACAAGATGGACAATTAGTCCTTTCATATAGAAAAGCCTTAGCTGAAAATGCATGGAGAAGAATTGAAAAAATTCACGAAACAGGAGAGGTTGTTCAAGGACATATTAAAGATAGAACTAAAGGCGGAATGGTAGTTGACCTTTTTGGGCTTGACTCATTTTTACCTGGTTCTCAACTTGACATTAAACCTGTAAAAGATTATGATTCTTATGTTGGAAAAGATATTGATTTAAGAGTTGTAAAGTTAAACCCTGCATTCAGAAATATTGTTGTTTCTCATAAAGCAATTATTGAGCAAGATATTGAAGAACAACGTCATAAGATATTATCTAAACTAGAAAAAGGTCAAGTACTTGAAGGAATTGTTAAAAATCTTACATCCTTTGGTGTATTTGTTGACCTTGGTGGTGTTGACGGTCTTATCCATATTACAGATGTTTCATGGGGAAGAATAAATCATCCTAACGAACTTCTTGAAATTGGTCAGAAAATAAACGTTGTTGTTCTTGATTATGATGAAGACAAAAAACGTATTTCATTGGGAATGAAACAACTTACAGAGCATCCTTGGGAAACATTACCTAAAGATATTGTTGAAGGAAGTGTTTTAAAAGGTAAAATTGTAAACATTGAAGATTACGGAGCTTTCGTAGAAATTTTCCCAGGTGTTGAAGGTCTTGTTCATGTTTCAGAAATGACATGGTCACAGCATCTTAAATCTCCTTCCGATTATATTGCACTTCATCAGGAAGTAGAAGTAAAAGTTTTAACTATTTCAAGAGAAGACAGAAAACTTTCACTTGGTTTAAAACAACTTACAGAAGATCCTTGGAAAAAAATTGGTGAAAAATATCCAAAAGAAACAAATATCACAACAGAAGTTAAAAACATTACAAACTTTGGACTTTTTGTAGAATTGGAAGAAGGCGTTGACGGATTGATTCATATTTCAGATCTTTCATGGACTAAGAAAATCAATCACCCATCGGAATTTGCTAAAGTTGCTGATAAAATTGAATGTGTAGTTCTTGAAATTGATATTGAAAACAGAAGATTAAGTCTTGGACATAAGCAAATAGAAGAAGATCCATGGGAAACATTCCGTGATATTTTTGAAATTGGAACCGTTCACGAATGTTCCGTTGCAAGAATTGATGAAAAAGGTGCTACCATTACTCTTCCATACAACATTGAAGGATACGCTCCTGCAAAACATTTACTTAAAGAGGACAACTCTAAAATTAAGGAAGATGATGTTCTTGTATTTATGATTATTGAAGTTGATAGAAATAACAGAAAAATTACTGTTTCACATACAAGAACATGGAAAGAAGCAATAAAAGCCCAGAAAGACAAAGAATATGCTAAGAAAAAGAAAGAAGCAGATTCAACAAGAAAAACTCTTAGAGGCGTGAAATCAAAAGTTAAAAAGACAACATTAGGAAGCGAACAAGATGTTTTAAAAGAACTTAAAGACAAAATGATAGCTGAAGAAAACAAGCAAAAAAACAAAAAAACAGCTAAACCAAAAGAGAAAAAAAAGGACGATAAAGAGGAAAATGAATAA
- the queA gene encoding tRNA preQ1(34) S-adenosylmethionine ribosyltransferase-isomerase QueA has translation MTKLGQFGFHLPFNLVANNPAIYRDESRLMVVHKDSGKIEHRTFKNIVEYFDSEDTIIVNDSKVFPARLYGIKEKTGADIEVFLLRELNKDVLLWDVIVNPARKVRIGNKLIFGKEGEDMLVAEVIDNTTSKGRTIRFYQDGSYEDFKKTLYKLGTTPLPKYMKREPLMEDAENYQTIFANKAGSIAAPAAGIHFSKEVLKWFEIKNINIAKVTLHIGLASFRGIEVEDLSKHKMESENFHISSDSVSIINQAIKKNKRICAIGTTTLRAVESSVSTTNQLLPVEGWTEKFIFPPYDFKIANSLISNFHAPKSPFYISAMAFGGMKLIKEAYNIAIKEKYRFMDYGDVMLII, from the coding sequence ATGACAAAACTTGGACAATTCGGCTTTCATTTACCATTTAATTTGGTAGCAAATAATCCTGCTATTTATCGGGATGAATCTCGTTTAATGGTAGTACACAAAGATAGTGGTAAAATAGAGCATAGAACATTCAAAAACATTGTTGAATATTTTGATTCGGAAGACACAATAATAGTCAATGATTCAAAAGTTTTTCCTGCAAGGCTTTATGGTATTAAAGAAAAAACAGGTGCTGATATTGAAGTTTTTTTGTTAAGAGAACTTAATAAAGACGTTCTCCTTTGGGATGTAATTGTAAATCCTGCCAGAAAAGTAAGAATAGGAAACAAATTAATTTTTGGCAAAGAAGGAGAGGATATGCTTGTAGCAGAAGTTATTGACAACACTACTTCTAAAGGAAGAACTATTCGTTTTTACCAAGACGGTAGTTATGAAGATTTTAAAAAAACTTTGTACAAATTAGGAACAACTCCACTTCCAAAATACATGAAACGTGAACCATTAATGGAAGATGCTGAAAATTATCAAACAATTTTTGCCAACAAAGCAGGTTCAATAGCTGCTCCTGCTGCAGGAATTCATTTTAGTAAAGAGGTATTAAAATGGTTTGAAATAAAAAACATAAATATTGCAAAAGTTACACTTCATATTGGACTTGCATCTTTTCGTGGAATTGAAGTTGAAGACCTCTCAAAGCATAAAATGGAATCAGAAAATTTTCATATATCTTCAGATTCCGTATCAATTATTAATCAAGCTATAAAAAAGAACAAAAGAATCTGTGCTATAGGAACTACAACATTACGTGCTGTAGAGTCATCGGTATCAACAACAAATCAGCTATTGCCTGTTGAAGGATGGACAGAAAAGTTCATTTTCCCACCCTATGATTTTAAAATTGCTAATTCTTTAATTTCTAACTTTCATGCACCAAAATCGCCATTTTATATATCAGCAATGGCTTTTGGAGGAATGAAACTGATAAAAGAAGCTTATAATATTGCAATAAAAGAGAAATATAGGTTTATGGATTACGGTGATGTAATGTTAATAATTTAA